In a single window of the Nicotiana tomentosiformis chromosome 10, ASM39032v3, whole genome shotgun sequence genome:
- the LOC138900033 gene encoding uncharacterized protein — protein sequence MIQHPDKNFIDPIPIEIHKQPASCAHVEEEFDGNPWFHDIKEYMEKGEYPENIAHIQSARFEDWPTISLRVEEFCIEGLLIWDYCDESMPMSDMMKSMCETFKIKHQNSTAYKPQMNGVIEVANKSIKKILRKMVDNYKQWHEKLPFALLGIIQETKLSDAEWIQSRYEQLALIDEKRMNAVCHGQLYHNRIARAFNKKFRSTQFTLGKLVLKRIFPHQDEAKRKFSPNWQGPYMVHLVLTGGALILAEMDGEISPKPINSDAVKRYYV from the exons atgatacaacatccggataagaatttcattgatcctatcccaatagagattcataagcagccagcttcttgtgctcatgttgaagaagagtttgacggaaatccatggttccatgatatcaaggaataCATGGAGAAAGGAGAATACCCAGAGAATATTGCACACATTCAGAGCgcacgcttcgaagattggccaaccatttctttaAGAGTGGAGGAATTTTGTATTGAAGGACTCTTGATTTGGGATTATTGCGATGAGTCGATGCCAATgag tgatatGATGAAAtctatgtgtgaaacattcaagatcaagcaccaaaattccacagcatacaaaccacaaatgaatggagtcaTAGAAGTCGCCAACAAGagcatcaagaagatattgaggaaaatggtggacaactacaagcaatggcacgagaagctaccatttgctttgCTCGG aatcatacaagagacCAAGCTCAGCGACGCGGAATGGATACAGAGTCGGtatgaacaactggctctcattgatgaAAAGAGgatgaatgcagtgtgtcacgGCCAGCTCTACCATAATAGAATTGCAAGGGCTTTCAACAAAAAGTTTAGATCGACGCAATTCACGCTGGGGAAATTGGTGCTGAAACGGATTTTCCcgcatcaggatgaagcaaaaaggaaattctcacctaactggcaaggaccttacatggttcacctagtactgacaggaggagcacttatacttgcagaaatggatggagaaatATCGCCAAAACcaatcaactcagacgcagtcaagagatattatgtttaa
- the LOC138900034 gene encoding uncharacterized protein, whose protein sequence is MGSLEYLPVVEKPLAIDVQALANQFLILDVSETSRVLACVVAQSSLLERIKARQFDNPHTLVLKDTVQRGGAKEVVIGDDGVMRLQGRICVPNVDGLRKLIFEKAHSSRYSIHPSVTKMYYDMKQYYLCRE, encoded by the coding sequence atgggcaGTTTGGAATATTTACCGGTAGTGGAGAAGCCACTAGCTATAGATGTTCAAGCATTGGCCAATCAGTTCTTGATATTGGATGTTTCGGAGActagtcgggttcttgcttgtgttgtggcacagtcatcattgttggagcgtatcaaggctcgccagtttgataaTCCTCACACTTTGGTGTTGAAAGACACAGTGCAgcggggtggtgctaaggaggttgtgattggagatgatggtgttatgcggcttcagggccggatttgtgttccaaatgttgatgggttgagaaaGTTGATCTTTGagaaggctcatagttcgcgctattccattcacccaagtgtcacgaagatgtattaTGACATGAAACAATACTATTTGTgcagagaatga